aggggaaacttgatgcaaagcattattttttacggtttcattgcatttgatggaaaaagaggactttgtggcatatagatcaagatttttatagaaaatccacagcctttaatacagagatttttgttataaaacttgaaacatagattactcacttgattttctatgatgtgctagtgttgattatttacaaaaagttctaagcaacctgtaaattccaaaacacctcgtgctgagtcactaaagtcgagcgcaccctaaaaggtgtacttgattttagccatatttatatttgtttttgttaaaaaatgcatattttttatgacatttatcaaatacagaaattaccgattatttaacaaaaaacaatttatgtttatcttttataacaaaaaagttatgtctatctttcgaaaaagaatttacggccacaaatctgaattttgagcaaatatacaaaatttcgacctcattttactcaaaaagtagcacatggaggtatatttttttattgcatatttgatttaatcaggtaaaaaattaGCCTTTgtgcaaattttcacgaacttgtaaatacaggttcaaaactgtatcgtatgcccttaaagcaagtaatatgcaatctttaatgatatgacctgacaacagtattgtaactatatcccttcttattaagtctatttaaagattttgttagcttctgaggtgaatactgacatttttgagctttataaagaatattaccataaaagattggtcgtgaaatacctgaacgtataagaagtctgcatgttaaCTGTGGCTTGAAACAAGGATGTCCCTTGTCGCCCATTTTGTTCAActtgttaattaattatttagttACTTTTCTTAAGCCCTTTGACTGTGGAATACTAAGGTGATGAAAAACTGGTTAATTTATTATATGCTGATGACGTTGTTATCATAGCAAACGATGAAAAAGAGCTACAAGTTATagttatcatatacttagactaaataacatatgatttttaccgtatgataatagcattaaattaaagtattttccatatttttggaattggtgcttagcgggctgatatgaaaagtttattaCATGCTTCGATTgatatcacatgcctttccgtaaagttatcacatggcattccggtgatactcggtGCATGAagtatattatgtttatttggtTTTGTGGTAGTTAGTCATTAGTAATAGACATTGTAATAGTTTCTTTCCCTTTTCTTTATAGACTCCTGTAATCATGAATGATGGTTTGGATTTAAGTTGATAAATAAATCATGTATCTACTTGAGAACTCTTTTGAATGATTATTAACTACACTACAGTtttatcaacttaaatcatCATGCATAAATATCTCAGGCCCGAACGATTGGATGCCAATCCTGATTCACCTACAGCAGCAAAAGAATGGTTTCACTGGAAACGAACTTTTACGAATTTTCTAACCTCTGCCGGAGAAGAAGTTCCAGACAAACTGAAAATGTTGATCAATTTTGTTTCGCCGCGTATATATGAGTATATTGGTGAATGTGAAACTTACGATACCGCTATATCACTGTTAGAAGCTGTGTATGTTCGACCAAAAAACGAGGTTCTAGCTAGGCACTTGTTAATAACACGCAGACAACAGACAGGTGAGACACTTGACCAGTTTCTACAAGAGCTTAAAGTATTGGCAAAGGATTGTAACTTTCAACCAGTGACGGCCGATAAATATAAGGAAGAATACACAAGGGACGCgtttataaatggactttgcTCACAAATTGTTCGACAGCGTTTGTTGGAAAATAAAACTCTTGACCTTAAGACAATGTTTGATCAGGCGCGAACATTAGATCTAGCTCAACGCAGTAATGAAGTGTATGTTCAGCCATATTCTGTGACAGCCGCGATTGGACAAAAACCAGACGAAAGTGTTCCAGATACCACAACAAAACTTCAATTCGTTACTGAAGAAGACAAGATTACAGCAGCTGCTGCACAACGACCCGGAAGTAAACAAAAGTGCTTCTTTTGTGGGAATAATGCTCATGCGAGACGTTTTTGTCCGGCAAAGGATGCCTCTTGTCATAACTGTAGTAAGAAAGGACACTTTTCGAAAGTGTGTAAATCTAATACAACAAGTACTGGGACATCTGCCTCTTGTACTCCCATATTAGCAACTGTAACTGCTGCATCTCCGCAATGTTTAAAGAAAGCAGTCATAAATGTGCGTGTGAATGAACGTCCGTGCAAAGCCTTGATAGACACAGGTAGTTCTGAAAGTTTCATTGATAGACAATTTGCAAAATTAATgtcattaaatataaatgacGCTACAGGAAGTGTATCGATGACATCCAGTGCTCTCAGTAGTCCTATAGTAGGAATTTGCAATGTAAACTTAAACATTGATGGACATTTCTATCGGAATATGCAGTTATCTGTCCTCAATAAACTCTGTTGTGACATTATATTGGGACAGGACTTCATGAAAAGACACGacagtataaaaataagtttcGGTGGAAGCAGACCAGCCGTAGAAATAAATGACTCAAATGCAGTTTGTGGTTTAGCTGCTTCAAGTGTTGATCCGCCGGAATTATTTGCCACCTTGACAAGTGAATGCCGACCTATTGCTACAAAATCAAGGAAGTACAGTGCAGTCGATAGAGAATTCATAGAAAAGGAGACAACAAGATTACTTACCGAAGGTATAATTGAGCCTAGTATGTCACCATGGAGAGCTCAAGTTTTAGTAACTTCAAATGAAAGGCACAAGAAAAGACTAGTAATCGATTACTCTCAAACTATAAACAGATTTACTGAACTTGATGCTTATCCGTTTCCTAACATTAATCAAATGGTCTCAGATATCGCCAAATACAAGGTATACAGTACGCTTGATTTACGTAGTGCCTATCACCAAATTCCGTTACGTGAACATGAAAAGAAGTATACAGCTTTTGAAGCCAATGGCAGTTTATATCAATTTCGGCGAGTCCCCTTTGGCGTTACGAACGGAGTTGCTTGTTTTCAAAGGGTAATTGACCGTCTAGTGGCCGAAAACAAATTAGAAGCAGTATTTGTGTATATCGACAATATCACAATAGGCGGAATGGACCAAACCGAACATGACGAAATCTTACGTCGATTTCTTGATGTTGCCGACAAACATCAGCTAACATTTAATGAGGACAAATGTGTGTACTCTGTCGAGTCAGTTGATCTACTTGGATATACCATCAGTCAAGGTATTTTACGACCGGACCCTGATCGAATGAAGCCGCTAAGGGAACTCCCTGTGCCCCACAGTCCTAAATCGGTGAAAAGAGCCATGGGAATGTTTTCGTATTATAGTCAATGGATACCAAGATTCTCAGACAAAATCAAACCGTTAGCTAACGCTACTTCTTTTCCGTTAGACTCTATTGCAGTGAAAGCATTCGAAGATTTGAAATCCGACCTTGAAAACGCAAGCATAAGTGCAATTGATGAAGCTATTCCTTTTGTCGTAGAAACCGATGCCTCGGATTCTGCAGTAGCCGGAAGTCTCAATCAGGGTGGAAGGCCTGTTGCTTTCTTTTCGAGAACTTTAAATGCTCATGAATTAGGACACTCATCTGTAGAAAAGGAAGCATGTGCCATTATAGATGCGGTTCGAAAATGGAGACACTTACTTAGTGGGAAACATTTTACTCTTGTCACTGATCAGGAAGCAGTTTCTTATATGTTTGATTCAAAGAAGCACGGTAAagtgaaaaatgacaaaataattcgaTGGAGAACTGAATTGAGCTGTTACAgctatgatataaaatatcgtCCTGGACAAGACAATGCATCAGCCGATTGCTTTTCTCGAGCGTACTGCTCATCCATCAGCTCCGATTCTCTTTCTGAACTACATAGTGCACTTTGCCATCCGGGCATCAATCGACTTCTTCACTTCGTCCGTTCAAAGAACTTACCTTTCTCAGTTGATGACGTCAAGAGAACAATCAAACAGTGTGAgatttgtgcaaaagtaaaaccTCAGTATGCTAAACCGAATGCATCACCTCTTGTGAAAGCTACACAACCATTTGAACGCTTAAGCATTGATTTTAAAGGACCACTGCCGTCTGTTAGTACAAAGAAGTATATTCTTACCGTTGTTGACGAATACTCAAGATTCCCGTTTGCCTTTCCTTGTTCCGATATGACAAGCGCAACAGTTATTCAGTGTTTACGACAGTTATTTGCTCTTTTTGGTATGCCTGCTTATATTCACTCGGACCGTGGTCAATCTTTCATGAGTGCCGAACTCAAAACTTTTCTACAATCGCATGGAGTAGCTACTAGCAGGACAACGCCATACAGCCCACAGAGCAATGGACAATGTGAACGCTATAACGGTATCATCTGGAAAGCCGTGACACTAGCATTAGAATCTTTGGGACTTAAAGAGACGCAGTGGGAAAGTGTATTGCCAGATGCACTGCACTCTGTTCGAAGTTTGTTATGTACATCAATAAACTGTACTCCACATGAAAGGTTTTTCAACTTTACAAGAAGATCATCATCTGGCCAATCTATTCCGTCGTGGTTAGCCAATCCTGGACCAGTTTTAATGAAAAAGCATGTGCGTGCGACTAAATATGATCCTCTCGTCGAGGAAGTAGATCTTTTGGAAGCTAATCCAACTTATGCTCATGTTAGATTGCCTGATGGACGCGAAACTACTGTATCAGTCCGACATCTAGCGCCAAGAGGACAATCAATAAGCAATGACAATCTTGATCATTCCGTTTTGAACGATCATACAACTATGGACATTTCCGAAACCgatgttgaaaatataatacaggAAGCAACCAACAACACGGACAACACTATGGAAACATCTCCCGTTATTAGACGTTCTACACGTGAAGTTAAGAAACCATCTAGATTTGGATTTGACGATTaactgaaatttttaattgaactATTGTGTTGACTTTAAGAGGGGGTGAATGTagtatattatgtttatttggtTTTGTGGTAGTTAGTCATTAGTAATAGACATTGTAATAGTTTCTTTCCCTTTTCTTTATAGACTCCTGTAATCATGAATGATGGTTTGGATTTAAGTTGATAAATAAATCATGTATCTACTTGAGAACTCTTTTGAATGATTATTACACTACACTCGGCAAATTTcagaaaatacacctcaatgctacggtttcagtgaaaaacattacaaagtagtgtacaaaacaattatttgaatactggaaagtatattgtgtaaaataattaaattcaattaaaaaatacatatattaaataaatgcattttt
Above is a window of Mytilus trossulus isolate FHL-02 chromosome 4, PNRI_Mtr1.1.1.hap1, whole genome shotgun sequence DNA encoding:
- the LOC134715458 gene encoding uncharacterized protein LOC134715458, which codes for MHKYLRPERLDANPDSPTAAKEWFHWKRTFTNFLTSAGEEVPDKLKMLINFVSPRIYEYIGECETYDTAISLLEAVYVRPKNEVLARHLLITRRQQTGETLDQFLQELKVLAKDCNFQPVTADKYKEEYTRDAFINGLCSQIVRQRLLENKTLDLKTMFDQARTLDLAQRSNEVYVQPYSVTAAIGQKPDESVPDTTTKLQFVTEEDKITAAAAQRPGSKQKCFFCGNNAHARRFCPAKDASCHNCSKKGHFSKVCKSNTTSTGTSASCTPILATVTAASPQCLKKAVINVRVNERPCKALIDTGSSESFIDRQFAKLMSLNINDATGSVSMTSSALSSPIVGICNVNLNIDGHFYRNMQLSVLNKLCCDIILGQDFMKRHDSIKISFGGSRPAVEINDSNAVCGLAASSVDPPELFATLTSECRPIATKSRKYSAVDREFIEKETTRLLTEGIIEPSMSPWRAQVLVTSNERHKKRLVIDYSQTINRFTELDAYPFPNINQMVSDIAKYKVYSTLDLRSAYHQIPLREHEKKYTAFEANGSLYQFRRVPFGVTNGVACFQRVIDRLVAENKLEAVFVYIDNITIGGMDQTEHDEILRRFLDVADKHQLTFNEDKCVYSVESVDLLGYTISQGILRPDPDRMKPLRELPVPHSPKSVKRAMGMFSYYSQWIPRFSDKIKPLANATSFPLDSIAVKAFEDLKSDLENASISAIDEAIPFVVETDASDSAVAGSLNQGGRPVAFFSRTLNAHELGHSSVEKEACAIIDAVRKWRHLLSGKHFTLVTDQEAVSYMFDSKKHGKVKNDKIIRWRTELSCYSYDIKYRPGQDNASADCFSRAYCSSISSDSLSELHSALCHPGINRLLHFVRSKNLPFSVDDVKRTIKQCEICAKVKPQYAKPNASPLVKATQPFERLSIDFKGPLPSVSTKKYILTVVDEYSRFPFAFPCSDMTSATVIQCLRQLFALFGMPAYIHSDRGQSFMSAELKTFLQSHGVATSRTTPYSPQSNGQCERYNGIIWKAVTLALESLGLKETQWESVLPDALHSVRSLLCTSINCTPHERFFNFTRRSSSGQSIPSWLANPGPVLMKKHVRATKYDPLVEEVDLLEANPTYAHVRLPDGRETTVSVRHLAPRGQSISNDNLDHSVLNDHTTMDISETDVENIIQEATNNTDNTMETSPVIRRSTREVKKPSRFGFDD